The Cylindrospermum stagnale PCC 7417 genome segment ATCTATACAAGCGTGTAAATCTGCTGGTTTAGAATATACTTCATCGATATAACAAAAATTTTGTAAGCTGGCGACTAATTTTTTTAATCTTTCGGCTCCATGACGAATGCTTGTAAGTGTTTGTGATAAATCTTGCTCGATAAAATCAAATTCTATATCTTCTTTAATTTGCCTGACTTTCTGAGAATCTTCAGATAAGATTTCTTCGTAAACCCCGATCAATTTCAGCAAATCTTGGCTGTATTTGGAGACATAAGTTAAGTTACCCCAAATAAAACCTACGGGATCTAAAATTTCGTGGACTACGCCATCTACCAAACGTCCCAAATTTGCCATTTTATCATTTTGGATCATTTTGGCTTGGCTGCGTTCATACCGCACCTGAGCTTCAATGCCCCGAATTTGCCAAGAAGCAATATTCAATTCCTGTACCTCTAATAATCTGTAGGTATCAGGTGCTGTTTGGACGACAATTGGTTCTGCCAAGAGTTCAGGCGATCGCCGCAAGCTAAGTTGCATCGCTGTCAAAATCGGCACTGTATCCGGAAGCAGCAAAATCGTTGTCCGTGCATAGCTGTAAATTACACCTAACAATTCCCGGCTCAACAACTCTGGCCCATAGGGACGAATCAAAAATTCCAGCAGATGCTTTCGGGAAAGCATGCCGATAAACTTTCCCTCTTCTAGCAAAATTGCTCCTGGTAGCAGGGGGTATTTTTCAAAAAATCGGACAACTTCTTTAGCAGTAGAGCTAATTTCTACCTGGAACCTACACATTGACAGTTCCTGGAGCGTTGAACCTAAACCCAGATCGCGATCGCTACCAACAGAAAAAAATGGCGCACAGATTTGAGAATTGAATTCTTGTGGCACTAGACACCTTAATCTTTAGCTAGACTTGCAACCCATAAGCTAATATTTTAGCCCTCCTCGTCATCGAGCCATAGCCGTAGAGTACAAAGTCCGCGTGAGCAGACTTTGTTTGCAGGGCATCTGTAAATATTTGATAAAAATCGCTGATCTATGTCTAGTAAGCAAGTTTTACACAAAATACCCCAGGGCAGTTACTGCATCTATTTAACCTTAGTCTTGCTATTTTAAGGTTTTTGTAGTAGAAAATCAACCAAAGCACAGATGATATTTTCCCAAAAATAGCCAAAATCCAGGATGATAGCAACAAGCGCGATCCCCAAATGTTGAGCAACTGTAAATCCTTGATGAAAATGCGGCTTGGTTAACATACAAGAGAGCAAATTACTGTAAATATAAACATAGGTAATTCAAAATCGTCCAACTGCTCAACCTCTAGAATTGGAACTATTTTTGAAGTCAGACAATCTTAGCAATAGTCATCGCTAGTAAATGCACTCAGGTAAAAATAACTATCTCGGACTAAAGATTGCTTTACAGCGCTTAAGCGAAACTCACTCGCTAATTATAATGAGGTTTAATTATCCCAACTTGTTTTTGATCCCCATTCCGATAGAATGGCTAGGCAGAACCCTACAACTCAAAACCGCTTTTGACTGCGACGCATGATGAATCAACTGAACAATGGTTTTACTCTATTTCTAAGTCTGCTAGTCGAGGCGATGCCTTTTTTGCTGCTAGGGGTTTTATTCTCCAGTGTGTTGCTATTTTTTGTCAATGAGCGCAAATTGGTGGAGATCATGCCCAAAAACCCGCTGCTGGGTGCTTTATGCGGCAGTATGATAGGCTTTTTGTTTCCGGTGTGTGAGTGTGGTAATGTGCCAGTGGCGCGGCGGTTATTGATGCAGGGAGTACCCACACCAGTCGCAATTGGCTTTCTGCTAGCAGCACCGACGATTAACCCCATTGTCATTTGGGCAACTTGGACAGCATTTCGAGATCAACCAGAAATAGTGGTGTTAAGAGTCGTATTTTCCCTAACAATCGCCACTATTATTGGTTATGTTTTCAGTTTTCAAAAGGACTTGAGTCCGATGTTGCAACCGGAGATCGCACGATATCTCAAGTTTAACCCACCCGCTAAACCTGATCCATTACGCCGGGGCAGATATTCCCAGGTACAACAGCCAGCCGCTGCACCGAGTTTGTTGCAATCAGGAAGTTATATTCTGGGAGGAAAAGCAGGTGGACCCACGCGGTTAGATGCTAATTTAATCCCGGCAAATACCCCAGCCTCTAGCCCTAGCAAAACCCTGGCAGATAAACTGCGCTTGTTATTGGATAACGTCGTCCAGGAATTGCGGGAATTAGGTGGAGTGATGGTTTTAGGTAGCGCGGTGGCTGCGGCTATTCAAGTTTTAGCGCCCCGTGAACTGATCCTCAGTCTCGGCGCTGGGCCGATTAGCTCAATTGTTGCCATGCTGATTTTAGCAGCAGTGGTGTCAATTTGTTCTACAGTCGATTCCTTTTTTGCGCTATCTTTTGCCTCGACTTTTACCAGTGGTTCCTTGTTAGCATTTCTGGTATTTGGTCCGATGATTGATATTAAAGGTGTTGGTTTGATGTTATCAATTTTCAAACCCAGGGCTTTATTTTATCTCTTTGCTTTAGCAGGACTACTGGCGTTTTTATTCACCTTAATTTTGAATTTACACGTCATTTGATTTTTGTCTAATGACCAATGACTAATAACTAATGACTTCAATCCCAAATCCCAAATCCCAAATCCAAAATAGGTTACTTCCTTGGCTGGATGTCTTAGCAATTACAGCTTGGGGAGCTTTAATTGTGAAATACTGGTTCACAGACAAGCTGAATTTATTGATTCACCCTGATTACTTTTGGTTAGCAATGTCGGGGGGCATTGGCTTGCTAATTGTCGGTTTTGCTAAAGCAGGGCAACTTTGGCAGCAACGTCGCCGTTATGAACCGCCCAGCACCCAACATTTCAGCTTATTTCCCCCTGGTTGGGGTAGTGCCTTGCTGTTAACAGCAGCGATTTTAGGGTTAATGATTACACCCCGCGTCTTTGCCAGTGACAAGGCACTCCAGGGTGGTGTGACTGAGTTAGTAGGCGCAACACGCGCCCAACCCCAAGCTTTTCGCGCTACCGTTCGCCCAGAAGAGCGATCGCTTGTCGACTGGGTACGCACTCTCAATGTCTATCCTGAGCCAGACTCATACACAGGGCAAAAAGTGAAGGTACAGGGATTTGTCATCCACCCACCAGACATGGGAAAAGACTATTTGTTTTTGGCCAGATTTGTAATTACTTGCTGTGCCGCAGATGCCTATCCAGCAGGCTTACCCGTCAAACTCAAAGGCACTCGCGATCAATACCCACCTGACATCTGGCTAGAAGTAGAAGGACAAATGGTGACAGAAAATCTTTTAGGTAAACGCCAACTCACCATTGCCGCTAATTCCTTAAAAACCATCCCCCAACCAAAGAATCCTTATAGCTATTAGTCTCATGACTAATGACTAATGACTAATGACTAATGACCAATGACTAATGACCAATGACTAATGACTAATGACTAATGACCAATGACCAATGACTAATGACTAATGACTAATGACTAATGACTAATGACCAATGACCAATGACTAATGACTAATGACTAATGACCAATGACTAATGACTAATGACCAAATCTAATACATTTATTCAACCACTAGATCGAATTGCGATCGCCATCATGTTGCTGCTGAGTGTGCTGATTGGGTGCATAATTTGGCAAGGTGATGCTGTCAAGCCTAGCGTCCGGAACTTTACCTGGCAAAACCAACAAATCGGGGCTGAAGACAGTTCCTTCTCCCTCACTTTTAGCCGCCCAATGGATACCAAAAGCGTAGAGGATAACTTGAAAATAGATCCGCCTCTAGCCGGTAAAGTCAGTTGGGCAGGACGGCGGATGGTTTATACATTGCTAACACCGGCACCCTATGGCACAAATTATAAAGTGCAATTGCAAGGAGCTAGAGATAAGTTTTCGGAACGAGAAGGAAAAAACCGAGTTATCCAGCCTTTTACAGGCATCTTCAACACCCGCAATCGCGTCATTC includes the following:
- a CDS encoding ATP-binding protein, which produces MPQEFNSQICAPFFSVGSDRDLGLGSTLQELSMCRFQVEISSTAKEVVRFFEKYPLLPGAILLEEGKFIGMLSRKHLLEFLIRPYGPELLSRELLGVIYSYARTTILLLPDTVPILTAMQLSLRRSPELLAEPIVVQTAPDTYRLLEVQELNIASWQIRGIEAQVRYERSQAKMIQNDKMANLGRLVDGVVHEILDPVGFIWGNLTYVSKYSQDLLKLIGVYEEILSEDSQKVRQIKEDIEFDFIEQDLSQTLTSIRHGAERLKKLVASLQNFCYIDEVYSKPADLHACIDSIVLLINSRIKGEIEISKSYGHLPPICCFMGQLNQVLMNIFSQAVDALLNESVRHKFQPESINTTRKPRIEVTTEIISQPSINLNAPDSRWVSIRIADNGPGMSQELQQQIIESFSVQKRADKETSLAVSYQIITARHGGKLNLRSELGVGTEFEILLPLV
- a CDS encoding permease translates to MNQLNNGFTLFLSLLVEAMPFLLLGVLFSSVLLFFVNERKLVEIMPKNPLLGALCGSMIGFLFPVCECGNVPVARRLLMQGVPTPVAIGFLLAAPTINPIVIWATWTAFRDQPEIVVLRVVFSLTIATIIGYVFSFQKDLSPMLQPEIARYLKFNPPAKPDPLRRGRYSQVQQPAAAPSLLQSGSYILGGKAGGPTRLDANLIPANTPASSPSKTLADKLRLLLDNVVQELRELGGVMVLGSAVAAAIQVLAPRELILSLGAGPISSIVAMLILAAVVSICSTVDSFFALSFASTFTSGSLLAFLVFGPMIDIKGVGLMLSIFKPRALFYLFALAGLLAFLFTLILNLHVI
- a CDS encoding TIGR03943 family putative permease subunit, which produces MTSIPNPKSQIQNRLLPWLDVLAITAWGALIVKYWFTDKLNLLIHPDYFWLAMSGGIGLLIVGFAKAGQLWQQRRRYEPPSTQHFSLFPPGWGSALLLTAAILGLMITPRVFASDKALQGGVTELVGATRAQPQAFRATVRPEERSLVDWVRTLNVYPEPDSYTGQKVKVQGFVIHPPDMGKDYLFLARFVITCCAADAYPAGLPVKLKGTRDQYPPDIWLEVEGQMVTENLLGKRQLTIAANSLKTIPQPKNPYSY